In Proteus vulgaris, one DNA window encodes the following:
- the serA gene encoding phosphoglycerate dehydrogenase, which translates to MVKVSLEKEKIKFLLLEGVHQSAVENLRAAGYTNIEYHKGALSDEELKEAIRDARFVGLRSRTHLTEEIFAAAEKLVAVGCFCIGTNQVDLDAASRRGIPVFNAPFSNTRSVAEMVLGELLLLLRRIPEANAKAHRGVWDKQAKGCFEARGKKLGIIGYGHIGTQLGILAESVGLDVYFYDIENKLPLGNATQIRHLSELLNMCDIVSLHVPETPSTKNMIGHEEIQRMKPGSILINASRGTVVDIPALAQALESKHLSGAAVDVFPSEPGANNDPNDPFVSELIKFDNVILTPHIGGSTQEAQENIGYEVAGKLAKYSDNGSTLSAVNFPEVSLPSHGDDVNRLLHIHENRPGMMNSINNVFTEQNINVAAQFLRTSGNVGYVVIDITTQTKAQAELVLQQIKALPGTIRARMLY; encoded by the coding sequence ATGGTCAAAGTATCTTTGGAAAAAGAAAAGATAAAGTTTCTACTCCTTGAAGGTGTGCACCAAAGTGCAGTAGAAAATTTAAGAGCGGCGGGTTATACCAATATTGAATATCACAAAGGTGCGTTATCGGACGAAGAATTAAAAGAAGCTATCCGTGATGCACGTTTTGTTGGTCTTCGTTCCCGCACTCATTTAACAGAAGAAATTTTTGCAGCTGCTGAAAAATTAGTTGCTGTAGGATGCTTCTGTATTGGGACCAATCAGGTTGATTTAGATGCGGCCTCTCGTCGCGGTATCCCTGTTTTCAATGCGCCTTTCTCAAACACTCGTTCCGTGGCTGAGATGGTGCTAGGTGAATTACTGTTATTACTGCGTCGTATTCCGGAAGCAAACGCGAAAGCCCATCGTGGTGTTTGGGATAAGCAAGCTAAAGGCTGTTTTGAAGCACGTGGTAAAAAACTGGGTATCATTGGTTATGGTCATATTGGTACACAGTTAGGTATCCTGGCTGAAAGTGTAGGTTTAGATGTTTATTTCTATGATATTGAAAACAAACTGCCACTGGGTAATGCAACACAAATTCGTCATCTGTCTGAACTATTGAATATGTGTGACATTGTCAGCTTACATGTACCAGAAACACCATCAACAAAGAATATGATTGGTCATGAAGAAATTCAGCGCATGAAACCAGGTTCAATTCTTATCAATGCTTCTCGCGGTACTGTGGTTGATATTCCTGCATTAGCACAAGCGTTAGAATCAAAACATTTATCTGGTGCTGCCGTTGACGTGTTCCCATCAGAGCCTGGTGCAAATAACGATCCTAACGATCCGTTTGTCTCTGAACTTATTAAATTCGATAATGTGATATTAACGCCACATATCGGTGGTTCAACACAAGAAGCGCAAGAAAATATTGGTTATGAAGTTGCAGGTAAATTAGCTAAATATTCAGATAATGGCTCAACGCTATCTGCGGTTAACTTCCCTGAAGTTTCATTACCAAGCCACGGCGATGATGTAAACCGTTTACTGCATATTCATGAAAACCGCCCTGGTATGATGAATAGCATCAATAATGTGTTTACTGAACAAAACATCAACGTGGCAGCACAATTCCTGCGAACTTCAGGTAATGTAGGTTATGTTGTGATTGATATTACAACTCAAACCAAAGCTCAAGCAGAGTTAGTATTGCAACAAATCAAAGCATTACCAGGTACTATTCGTGCTCGTATGCTGTACTAA
- the rpiA gene encoding ribose-5-phosphate isomerase RpiA: MTQDELKKAVGWAALEYVKPGTIVGVGTGSTASHFIDALATMKGQIEGTVSSSEASTAKLKSYGIPVFDCNEVDSLDIYVDGADEINHQMQMIKGGGAALTREKIIAGVAKTFICIVDESKQVDVLGKFPLPVEVIPMARSYVARELVKLGGLPEYRENVVTDNGNVILDVHNLTILNPIELENKINSIPGVVTVGLFANRGANVVLMGTSEGVKTIK; encoded by the coding sequence ATGACTCAGGATGAATTGAAAAAAGCAGTAGGTTGGGCGGCGCTTGAATATGTAAAACCCGGTACTATCGTGGGAGTTGGAACAGGTTCCACAGCTTCTCATTTTATTGACGCATTAGCGACAATGAAAGGCCAAATCGAAGGTACGGTATCAAGTTCAGAAGCATCAACGGCAAAACTAAAAAGTTACGGCATTCCTGTTTTTGACTGCAATGAGGTTGATTCTTTAGATATCTATGTTGATGGTGCTGATGAAATCAACCACCAGATGCAAATGATCAAAGGTGGCGGAGCTGCATTAACGCGAGAAAAAATTATTGCAGGTGTGGCAAAAACATTTATCTGTATTGTTGATGAATCTAAACAAGTCGATGTATTAGGTAAATTCCCACTACCTGTTGAAGTTATTCCGATGGCACGCTCTTATGTAGCTCGTGAGTTAGTTAAATTGGGTGGCTTACCTGAATATCGTGAAAACGTGGTAACAGATAATGGAAACGTTATTTTAGATGTTCATAACTTAACAATTCTTAACCCTATTGAACTGGAAAATAAAATTAACAGTATTCCTGGTGTAGTTACAGTAGGATTATTTGCTAATCGTGGTGCAAATGTTGTTTTAATGGGAACGTCTGAAGGCGTTAAAACGATTAAGTAA
- a CDS encoding LysR family transcriptional regulator ArgP, giving the protein MKRPDYRALQALDAVIRERGFERAAQKLCITQSAVSQRIKQLENLFGQPLLVRTVPPQPTEQGQKLLALLHQVELLEEQWLGDENSGSTPLLLSLAVNADSLATWLLPALHPVLTQLPIRLNIQVEDETRTQERLRRGEVVGAISIQPQALPSCLVDQLGALDYLFVASPDFAQRYFANGVTKSSLLKAPAVAFDHLDDMHQAFLQQNFGLSPGSVPCHIVNSSEAFVQLAKQGSTCCMIPHLQIANELKSGELVDLTPGLCQRRMLYWHRFAPESRTMRKVTDALIDFGRKVLKQSEE; this is encoded by the coding sequence ATGAAACGCCCTGATTATCGAGCATTACAAGCCCTTGATGCCGTCATTCGCGAACGTGGTTTTGAAAGAGCAGCACAAAAGTTATGTATTACACAATCTGCCGTTTCACAGCGTATTAAACAATTAGAAAACTTATTCGGCCAACCACTATTAGTGCGTACTGTTCCCCCTCAACCTACAGAGCAAGGGCAAAAACTATTGGCATTATTGCATCAAGTAGAATTACTTGAAGAACAATGGTTAGGTGATGAAAATAGTGGCTCCACACCGCTTTTACTCTCTTTGGCGGTAAATGCTGATAGTTTGGCAACGTGGTTATTACCTGCTTTGCATCCAGTTTTAACACAACTGCCTATTCGGCTTAATATACAAGTTGAAGATGAAACGCGAACACAAGAACGCTTAAGACGAGGCGAAGTAGTTGGTGCAATCAGTATTCAGCCACAAGCATTACCAAGTTGCCTTGTTGATCAATTAGGCGCTCTTGATTATCTATTTGTAGCCTCTCCTGATTTTGCTCAGCGTTATTTTGCAAATGGCGTCACTAAGTCGTCGTTATTAAAAGCCCCTGCAGTTGCATTTGACCATCTTGATGATATGCATCAGGCATTTTTACAGCAAAACTTTGGTTTATCTCCAGGCAGCGTGCCTTGCCATATTGTTAATTCTTCTGAAGCATTTGTGCAATTAGCAAAACAAGGTTCAACATGTTGCATGATCCCTCATCTACAAATTGCTAATGAGTTAAAGAGTGGAGAGTTGGTTGATTTAACTCCGGGACTTTGCCAGCGACGTATGCTTTATTGGCACCGTTTTGCACCAGAAAGTAGAACGATGAGAAAAGTGACAGATGCACTGATTGATTTTGGCCGTAAGGTTTTAAAACAAAGTGAAGAGTAA